Proteins encoded in a region of the Pseudothermotoga elfii DSM 9442 = NBRC 107921 genome:
- the pth gene encoding aminoacyl-tRNA hydrolase yields the protein MKVIVGLGNPGPRYAFNRHNVGFMFVDRFKEFKKCSTWQHRDRYTFSQCKDIFLVKPNTFMNLSGIAVIKCQRDFHVTTTDIIVVYDDVDLPCGRLRIKAQGGSGGHRGLQSIIDYIGTNEFVRLRIGIGPKPENIDLADYVLEDFTEEELRLIDKVLDKAVEAVDVMLNEGLSKAMSVFNSYEVVL from the coding sequence TTGAAAGTAATTGTAGGACTTGGTAATCCCGGTCCACGTTATGCCTTTAACAGGCATAACGTGGGTTTTATGTTTGTAGATCGATTCAAAGAGTTCAAAAAGTGCAGCACATGGCAACACAGAGATAGGTATACTTTTAGCCAGTGCAAAGACATTTTTTTAGTGAAACCGAATACTTTCATGAATTTAAGTGGGATAGCTGTTATAAAATGTCAAAGAGATTTTCATGTCACGACTACTGATATAATTGTTGTATATGACGATGTTGATTTACCGTGTGGAAGGCTCAGAATAAAAGCCCAGGGAGGATCTGGTGGTCACAGGGGATTACAATCAATCATTGATTATATTGGGACCAACGAGTTTGTTCGTTTGAGAATAGGAATAGGACCAAAACCAGAAAATATTGATTTAGCTGATTATGTGCTTGAAGATTTCACTGAAGAAGAGTTAAGATTGATTGATAAGGTTCTTGATAAAGCAGTGGAAGCAGTTGATGTCATGTTGAATGAAGGTTTAAGCAAAGCGATGTCTGTTTTCAATTCTTACGAGGTGGTTTTGTGA
- the lgt gene encoding prolipoprotein diacylglyceryl transferase, which produces MVGRIIIFGLCFVLLFFFLSNVFSGNLILSSAILKLGRFEIRYYSVFILTGVILAYILARKRALKEGVKAEQLDELIFYAIIFGIVGARLFYVIFNWNYYRNNFIEIFMVWHGGLAIQGAIVFGITVFILYSKIKKNLTFSIFQALDLGALYLPLGQSIGRWGNLFNYEAFGGPTTLPWKMYVPSGFRPIKYINYEYFHPTFLYESIWDFSIFLLLILYIERHRKNHGEVFALYLCFYSLGRICIESLRLDSLFWGEVRVAQLFSAILMIAGFILFIYRRGGLSDLRDR; this is translated from the coding sequence ATGGTAGGTCGAATAATAATTTTTGGCCTTTGTTTTGTTTTGTTGTTTTTTTTCCTTTCCAATGTTTTTTCGGGAAATCTCATTCTGTCCAGTGCAATATTGAAGCTGGGGAGATTTGAGATACGTTACTACTCAGTTTTCATACTGACAGGTGTTATACTTGCCTATATTCTTGCAAGAAAAAGAGCTCTGAAAGAAGGAGTCAAAGCTGAACAGCTGGACGAGTTGATTTTCTATGCGATTATTTTTGGCATAGTAGGTGCTCGTCTATTTTACGTAATCTTCAACTGGAATTATTACAGAAATAATTTCATTGAAATTTTCATGGTTTGGCATGGGGGATTAGCCATACAGGGCGCGATTGTTTTTGGTATAACTGTTTTCATTTTGTACTCAAAGATTAAGAAAAACCTTACCTTCAGTATATTTCAAGCACTCGATCTTGGAGCTCTGTACCTTCCCTTAGGTCAATCTATAGGCAGGTGGGGTAATCTTTTTAACTACGAGGCCTTTGGTGGCCCTACCACGTTACCATGGAAAATGTATGTGCCATCAGGATTTCGCCCGATAAAATATATAAATTATGAATATTTTCATCCCACTTTTTTATATGAATCTATATGGGATTTTTCGATCTTTTTATTGTTGATTTTGTATATTGAAAGGCATAGAAAAAATCACGGCGAGGTCTTCGCACTGTATTTATGTTTTTATTCCCTTGGAAGAATTTGCATTGAAAGCCTCAGGCTTGATAGCCTTTTCTGGGGGGAAGTTCGTGTTGCTCAGCTTTTTAGTGCAATATTGATGATAGCAGGGTTCATTTTGTTTATTTACAGAAGGGGCGGTCTTTCTGATCTACGCGATCGGTGA
- a CDS encoding metallophosphoesterase family protein, which yields MLLNLLPLEKSDRLIFLGDYVDRGPDSKLVLNKLISLRDVYDCVFLRGNHEWMMLNYLDEGRDFELWSINGAMATIRSYGGIEKIPREHIEFLHSTVFYHVETDFVFVHAGVRPSIPLEKQSYFDLVWIRDEFIFCDEPLKDYTVVFGHTPFEKVFFGKNKIGIDTGCVYGGNLTAMRLYDRKIFQIKCGDLR from the coding sequence ATGCTTCTCAATTTGCTCCCTCTGGAGAAAAGTGACAGATTGATTTTTCTGGGAGATTATGTAGATCGTGGGCCAGATAGCAAACTTGTTTTGAATAAATTGATATCTCTGAGAGATGTATATGACTGTGTTTTTTTAAGAGGAAATCACGAATGGATGATGCTTAATTATCTGGATGAAGGTCGCGATTTCGAGTTGTGGTCTATAAATGGAGCTATGGCTACAATTAGAAGTTACGGGGGAATAGAAAAGATTCCTCGCGAGCATATTGAGTTTCTTCATTCAACGGTTTTCTACCACGTGGAAACAGATTTTGTCTTTGTTCATGCAGGGGTGAGACCTTCAATTCCATTGGAAAAACAGAGTTATTTTGATCTGGTATGGATAAGGGACGAATTTATCTTCTGTGATGAACCTTTAAAAGACTATACTGTTGTTTTTGGGCATACGCCTTTTGAAAAAGTTTTTTTCGGTAAGAATAAAATAGGAATAGATACTGGTTGTGTTTATGGAGGTAATTTGACAGCAATGCGGTTGTATGATAGAAAAATCTTTCAGATTAAGTGTGGTGACTTAAGGTGA
- the coaD gene encoding pantetheine-phosphate adenylyltransferase, translated as MKAVYPGSFDPITYGHLDIVNRALKIFEELWIVVMSNPRKSPVFTVEERVEMISDLVKKEPNVHVDSYQGLLVDYLRSRNIKVVIRGLRAVTDFQYELEMAIANKSMCKEFETVFLMTDERFSFLSSGLVREVASMGGDVTKWVPPNVAEALEKLRSKGKQFML; from the coding sequence GTGAAGGCAGTTTACCCGGGATCTTTTGATCCAATTACCTATGGTCATCTTGACATAGTTAATCGAGCGCTGAAAATTTTTGAAGAATTGTGGATCGTAGTAATGAGCAATCCAAGAAAATCCCCCGTTTTTACTGTTGAAGAAAGAGTAGAGATGATATCAGATCTTGTTAAAAAAGAACCAAATGTACATGTGGATAGTTATCAGGGGTTACTTGTTGATTACCTCAGGAGTAGAAATATAAAGGTAGTTATACGTGGTCTTAGAGCCGTTACAGATTTCCAGTATGAGCTTGAGATGGCTATAGCAAATAAAAGTATGTGCAAAGAATTTGAAACGGTTTTTCTTATGACTGATGAACGTTTTTCGTTTTTATCATCTGGATTGGTTAGGGAAGTTGCATCCATGGGAGGAGATGTGACTAAATGGGTTCCTCCAAATGTTGCAGAAGCTCTCGAAAAACTCAGGTCTAAAGGAAAACAATTTATGTTATAA
- the tsf gene encoding translation elongation factor Ts produces the protein MQITADMVKKLREMTGAGVMECKTALTEADGDFEKAVEVLRKRGAAVAQKKAGRLTKEGIVTSYIHFNDKIGVLLELGCETDFVARMPEFKELAYNLAKHVAAMNPKYVTREDVPEEVLEKEKEIYRAQLENSNKPAAVVEKIVQGKLEKFYEEVCLYDQKYIFDDEKTVKEVVDELIGKIRENIRVTRFVRMRVGEE, from the coding sequence ATGCAGATAACCGCTGATATGGTTAAAAAATTGCGAGAGATGACAGGTGCAGGCGTTATGGAGTGTAAAACGGCTCTGACTGAAGCAGATGGTGATTTTGAAAAGGCTGTGGAAGTGCTCAGAAAACGAGGTGCTGCGGTGGCACAGAAAAAAGCAGGAAGATTAACAAAAGAAGGTATAGTTACTTCATACATTCACTTTAATGATAAAATTGGTGTGCTCTTAGAATTGGGTTGCGAAACAGATTTTGTGGCCAGAATGCCGGAATTTAAGGAACTTGCATACAATCTTGCCAAGCATGTTGCGGCTATGAATCCAAAATATGTTACCAGGGAGGATGTCCCGGAAGAGGTTTTAGAGAAAGAAAAAGAAATTTACAGAGCTCAGTTGGAAAACTCCAATAAACCAGCGGCTGTTGTGGAGAAAATTGTTCAGGGTAAACTCGAAAAATTCTATGAAGAAGTTTGCTTATACGATCAGAAATACATTTTTGACGATGAAAAAACAGTAAAAGAAGTTGTTGATGAGTTGATAGGAAAGATAAGAGAAAATATCAGAGTAACAAGGTTCGTCAGAATGCGAGTGGGAGAGGAATAA
- a CDS encoding trans-sulfuration enzyme family protein — MKGFSTKAIHIGEIHLLDSVTTPIFQTSNFLMSAEKYESNDRNSYIYSRMSNPTVRMLEKKLAALCNGEDGVLLSSGMAAISCSLLSVLSENDRVIFSAELYGGTYAMIREILSKFCIKCEFTPVDELNHRDFSDAKVVFVESLTNPLLKLADIDSLAKKAHEQGALLYVDNTFMSPYNFRPLKFGADVEIHSLTKYVGGHSDIILGFVTARHQKLIEKIWRQMYTFGANPNPFEAFLTARSVKTLSLRMTQHNKNAEIIVDFLLKHPKIKEVRYPSLQQNIPECYKDCPGFGGVIYIDLETTDNALRFASNLKLFRQATSLAGVESLVTIPCLTSHSALNDEELQKAHISKGGVRLSVGIEDVQDLLEDLSQALNKI; from the coding sequence ATGAAAGGGTTCAGCACAAAAGCTATCCACATCGGGGAGATTCATCTTCTCGATTCAGTAACCACACCGATTTTTCAAACATCGAATTTTCTCATGAGTGCTGAAAAATATGAGTCTAACGATAGAAATAGTTACATCTATTCAAGAATGTCCAATCCGACTGTAAGAATGCTGGAGAAAAAATTGGCGGCACTTTGCAACGGAGAGGACGGTGTACTTCTATCTTCTGGAATGGCAGCAATAAGTTGCTCTCTCTTATCTGTTTTATCTGAAAACGACAGGGTGATTTTCTCGGCGGAACTTTACGGTGGCACATATGCCATGATCAGAGAAATTTTATCAAAATTCTGTATAAAATGCGAATTTACACCTGTAGATGAGTTGAACCACAGAGATTTTAGTGATGCGAAGGTTGTTTTTGTTGAGTCATTAACAAATCCATTGCTAAAACTTGCTGATATAGATTCATTGGCAAAAAAAGCACATGAGCAAGGTGCATTACTTTATGTAGATAATACCTTTATGTCTCCTTACAACTTTAGACCGCTCAAATTTGGAGCCGACGTTGAAATCCATAGTCTAACAAAATATGTTGGAGGTCATTCGGATATCATACTCGGTTTTGTCACTGCCAGACATCAAAAATTGATTGAAAAAATCTGGAGACAAATGTATACCTTCGGTGCCAATCCAAATCCATTTGAAGCTTTTCTAACGGCTCGGTCGGTGAAGACACTCTCATTAAGAATGACGCAGCATAACAAAAATGCTGAAATTATCGTAGATTTTCTCTTAAAACACCCGAAAATAAAAGAAGTAAGATATCCCTCATTGCAACAAAATATCCCTGAATGTTACAAAGATTGTCCTGGTTTTGGAGGAGTCATTTATATTGATTTAGAAACAACCGACAACGCTTTGAGATTCGCCAGCAATTTGAAGCTCTTTCGCCAGGCCACGTCACTTGCAGGTGTAGAATCTCTTGTAACTATTCCATGTCTAACATCACACTCAGCATTGAACGATGAGGAACTGCAAAAAGCTCACATATCTAAGGGAGGAGTCAGATTATCCGTAGGGATTGAAGATGTTCAAGATCTTCTCGAAGATCTTTCCCAGGCACTGAATAAAATATAA
- the yfcE gene encoding phosphodiesterase: MLKFLIISDTHGSVKSWEVIERLSGSVNKYYHLGDVLYHGPRNPIPEGYSPSKLAQILKDKNIIYVRGNCDADVDLSVLHNEDMPKFMILTFGHYKAVLLHGENLHSDEDMIELLNAHNADILFYGHTHIPRLEKIQSKILFNPGSPSLPKSNCPPTYGVVEFSNKLYLGIYTLSGDLYMEMSL, encoded by the coding sequence ATGCTTAAATTCCTTATAATTTCGGATACCCACGGCTCGGTCAAAAGCTGGGAAGTCATCGAGAGATTATCGGGTTCGGTGAATAAATATTATCACCTTGGTGACGTTCTCTATCACGGACCAAGAAACCCTATCCCAGAAGGCTACAGTCCATCAAAACTTGCTCAAATTCTAAAAGATAAAAATATTATTTATGTTCGAGGCAACTGTGATGCAGATGTAGATCTTTCAGTTCTACACAATGAAGATATGCCGAAATTCATGATATTAACATTCGGTCATTATAAGGCTGTGCTTTTACATGGTGAAAATCTTCACTCTGATGAAGATATGATAGAACTTCTAAATGCGCACAATGCGGACATACTCTTTTACGGTCACACGCACATTCCAAGACTCGAAAAAATCCAGTCAAAGATTCTCTTTAATCCTGGTAGCCCATCTCTTCCAAAAAGCAATTGCCCGCCAACTTACGGTGTTGTGGAATTTTCGAATAAATTATATCTGGGTATTTATACTCTCTCTGGTGATTTATACATGGAGATGAGTTTATGA
- a CDS encoding ABC transporter permease, with protein sequence MIRLILTEVNRVFKNKLSFLIMFLVPIVVVFLTLIMFNSFSVLNTKIGILNLDDDPLSRFTVGTVMSLFRGGTISYVGPNYQSKLLSGEYSAIVIIPKDFSKNLYAAKQTTLSFIPSPVDLQVSTIVYRLFNSMFEDLQGSPFFDPQVMKYLFTSPGYPAPKLILPEKEKLMSFESLLTPIAIFLSAAFVIIAISCSSTTLDRQIKLTDMYMTYNLSGFLYIAAKVIAYSLIGMVESAIACLIFVSIGVYLPVGLLIFLTFMNSFFHASFGVMLSCITDNLQIASLLGVGTIIVSFFLSGMVVPISSMPEIVQTISKYSPLFSVNYVLRKSQIYDVVSASELIKVALIAVITFALVLLTGAFNFKRR encoded by the coding sequence GTGATTAGGTTAATACTAACAGAAGTGAACAGAGTTTTCAAAAATAAGTTATCCTTTCTAATAATGTTTCTTGTTCCAATAGTTGTCGTTTTTCTCACGTTGATCATGTTTAATAGTTTCAGCGTTTTGAACACTAAAATAGGTATCCTCAATCTTGATGATGATCCACTGTCTCGTTTCACCGTTGGCACAGTTATGTCACTCTTTAGAGGGGGAACCATATCTTACGTTGGACCTAATTATCAAAGTAAGCTGCTTTCAGGTGAATACAGTGCCATAGTGATAATTCCGAAGGATTTCTCTAAGAATCTTTATGCTGCCAAACAAACAACTCTGAGCTTCATACCAAGTCCTGTAGATCTTCAGGTATCAACGATTGTCTATCGACTGTTTAATTCCATGTTTGAAGATCTTCAGGGAAGCCCTTTTTTTGATCCTCAGGTTATGAAATATTTGTTCACATCTCCCGGATACCCGGCACCAAAATTAATCCTGCCAGAAAAGGAAAAGCTCATGAGTTTTGAATCACTGTTAACACCTATTGCAATTTTTCTATCAGCAGCTTTTGTCATAATAGCTATTTCGTGTAGCTCAACTACCCTGGATCGCCAGATTAAACTAACAGATATGTATATGACATATAATCTGTCAGGTTTTCTCTATATTGCAGCAAAGGTTATCGCATATAGTCTGATAGGAATGGTCGAATCAGCTATAGCCTGCTTGATATTTGTTTCAATAGGTGTATACCTTCCTGTTGGATTACTTATCTTCTTAACTTTTATGAATTCCTTTTTTCACGCCAGCTTCGGTGTAATGCTATCGTGTATTACTGATAATCTTCAGATCGCAAGCTTACTTGGAGTGGGGACAATCATTGTTTCTTTCTTTTTAAGTGGCATGGTTGTACCGATAAGTTCTATGCCAGAGATTGTGCAAACTATTTCGAAGTATTCTCCTTTATTTTCAGTAAATTATGTCTTGAGAAAATCGCAAATATACGATGTAGTTTCAGCATCCGAATTAATCAAAGTTGCCCTTATAGCTGTAATTACTTTTGCCTTAGTATTATTAACCGGAGCATTTAATTTCAAAAGAAGGTGA
- the tmk gene encoding dTMP kinase, giving the protein MLISFEGIDGSGKGTQLRLFLSYLKNKNLPYIHVREPGGTELGEILREIVLKGQFQIYPKAELLLFLASRAQLVSQIILPALKENKVVVADRFIDSSVVYQGVGRELGPELVEKLNDFATDGLKPDLTFYIDVPVETALKRKRIFDRIESEGIEFLKKVRKAYLELARKEKRIFLMNGEKAIEEIHSEIILIFEQLYWGIIR; this is encoded by the coding sequence ATGTTAATATCTTTTGAGGGAATCGATGGAAGTGGAAAAGGAACGCAATTGAGACTTTTTTTGTCTTACCTTAAAAATAAGAATTTACCTTATATACATGTCAGAGAACCAGGAGGGACCGAGTTAGGTGAGATTTTGCGGGAAATAGTGCTCAAAGGTCAATTTCAAATTTATCCAAAAGCTGAACTATTGCTTTTTTTGGCCAGCAGGGCTCAATTAGTTTCACAGATAATATTGCCAGCTTTGAAGGAAAACAAAGTAGTTGTAGCGGATCGTTTTATTGACTCGAGCGTTGTTTATCAAGGTGTCGGAAGAGAACTGGGGCCAGAGCTCGTTGAGAAACTCAATGACTTTGCAACAGATGGTTTAAAACCCGACCTGACTTTTTATATAGATGTACCAGTGGAAACAGCTCTCAAGAGAAAAAGAATTTTTGATAGAATTGAATCTGAAGGAATTGAGTTTTTGAAAAAAGTCAGAAAGGCATATCTGGAACTGGCAAGAAAGGAAAAAAGGATTTTCTTGATGAACGGCGAAAAAGCTATTGAAGAAATACACTCAGAAATCATACTAATTTTTGAGCAACTCTACTGGGGGATCATCAGGTGA
- a CDS encoding acylphosphatase, which produces MQALFIKISGRVHGVGFRYFTYKLANKMKIKGYVRNAEDGSVEIHAEAPEEILVEFLKAVSIGPPMATVISVKYERVAGQNFTSFDIVP; this is translated from the coding sequence ATGCAGGCACTTTTTATAAAGATAAGTGGTCGTGTCCATGGAGTTGGTTTCAGATATTTTACATATAAATTAGCAAATAAAATGAAAATTAAAGGATATGTTAGAAACGCGGAAGATGGATCAGTAGAGATTCACGCTGAAGCACCCGAAGAAATCCTCGTAGAGTTTCTCAAGGCAGTGTCCATCGGACCACCGATGGCTACCGTAATTAGTGTAAAATACGAAAGAGTGGCCGGACAAAATTTCACATCATTTGACATTGTGCCGTGA
- the guaB gene encoding IMP dehydrogenase — protein sequence MIFEEGITFDDVLLIPGYSEVLPSQTDVKTKLVGDIYLSIPLVSAAMDTVTEAELAKALAREGGVGVIHKNMSIEEQAHQVLVVKRTENGVIYDPVTIHPEDTIHDALMLMSTYKIGGLPVVDEEGKLMGLITNRDIRFEKNYSRKVRELMTPRTQLIVADPSISLDEAKGILHTHKVEKLPLVDSDNHLAGLITIKDIMSVVEHPFAARDSKGRLIVGAAVGTGNDTLERVQALKDAQVDFVVVDTAHGHSKKVIDVVKMIRSDFPELLIVAGNVATSEGALALIEAGANCIKVGIGPGSICTTRVVAGIGVPQLTAIMSCSKVCKNHEITLIADGGIRYSGDIVKALAAGADSVMIGSIFAGTEEAPGEAILYQGRKYKAYRGMGSESAMRRGSADRYFQSENFKFVPEGVEGMVPYKGTIKDVVHQLVGGLRAGMGYVGAKDLRELQEKARFVKITTAGVKESHPHDIIITRESSNYGSFSN from the coding sequence TTGATTTTTGAAGAAGGCATAACTTTTGACGATGTTCTTTTGATCCCGGGTTATAGCGAGGTACTTCCCTCTCAGACAGATGTGAAAACAAAATTGGTAGGAGACATTTATTTAAGCATTCCTTTAGTGAGTGCAGCGATGGATACTGTAACAGAGGCAGAACTTGCTAAGGCTCTTGCACGAGAAGGTGGTGTAGGTGTTATACATAAAAATATGTCAATTGAAGAACAGGCGCACCAGGTCTTGGTGGTAAAGAGAACTGAAAATGGGGTTATCTATGATCCGGTGACTATCCATCCGGAGGATACAATTCACGATGCATTGATGCTTATGTCTACTTATAAAATAGGAGGACTGCCGGTAGTTGATGAAGAAGGAAAATTGATGGGATTGATTACGAACAGAGATATTAGATTTGAGAAGAATTATTCAAGGAAAGTTAGAGAGCTTATGACGCCACGAACACAGCTCATTGTGGCCGATCCTTCTATAAGCCTGGATGAGGCTAAGGGTATATTGCATACGCATAAAGTAGAAAAATTGCCCTTGGTTGATTCTGACAATCATCTCGCTGGTTTAATTACTATTAAAGACATAATGAGTGTCGTCGAACACCCGTTTGCTGCGCGTGACAGCAAGGGAAGATTAATAGTCGGTGCAGCTGTGGGAACAGGCAATGATACTTTAGAGAGAGTACAAGCATTGAAGGACGCTCAGGTGGATTTTGTTGTTGTCGATACCGCGCATGGACACTCTAAGAAGGTTATAGATGTGGTCAAAATGATTAGATCTGATTTTCCAGAATTATTGATAGTTGCTGGAAACGTTGCAACTTCAGAAGGAGCTCTCGCACTTATAGAAGCAGGGGCAAACTGCATAAAAGTTGGTATAGGGCCTGGTTCTATATGTACAACCCGTGTTGTAGCCGGGATAGGAGTTCCTCAGCTAACAGCCATAATGAGCTGTTCAAAAGTATGCAAAAATCATGAAATTACTTTGATAGCTGACGGCGGCATCAGGTACTCGGGAGATATAGTCAAAGCCCTGGCTGCAGGAGCAGATTCAGTTATGATTGGAAGCATCTTTGCTGGCACTGAAGAGGCTCCGGGTGAGGCTATTCTCTATCAGGGAAGAAAATATAAAGCTTACAGGGGTATGGGCAGTGAGTCGGCTATGAGAAGAGGAAGTGCGGACAGATATTTCCAAAGTGAAAATTTCAAATTTGTTCCTGAAGGCGTTGAAGGTATGGTACCTTACAAGGGCACAATTAAAGATGTGGTTCATCAGCTTGTTGGTGGTCTCAGGGCAGGTATGGGATATGTAGGAGCAAAAGATTTGAGAGAATTGCAGGAAAAAGCCCGGTTTGTGAAAATAACAACCGCAGGAGTCAAAGAAAGTCACCCGCACGATATAATAATTACAAGAGAATCTTCAAATTATGGATCTTTTTCAAATTGA
- the glyS gene encoding glycine--tRNA ligase subunit beta produces the protein MTNTALLEIGIEELPASEMSQIQQQLQLLTEKLFTEKRLAFRTVLSVVTNRRMAVLVKEIAERQEDSILEKRGPSKSTAFLDGKPTKALIGFLSANEASEEDIYLKDEYVYIRKKVPGRKASEVLPEIFTEVIQSLKFTKSMRWGNGKYLFVRPVKWVVLMLNNQILPFQIFGKNSSNKTQGHPNLQKVITVENCADYIDLLKNHYVLVNQEERIEKIKAELAKIEKEHFLTCDRDKELIKKISNLLEWPTAIVGKFKEEYLNLPEELITVTVKHHLSAFTTFENQKITPYFVAFIDNPFGNIEKITIGYSNVVNARLEDARYYFEIDKRYNLEDFNERLKGMVFQKELGTLFDKVLRIKKLSLYMAEKLGLSQMAEKIGRAAILSKADIASHVVYEFPELQGTIGKLYALMNEEDAEVAEAIEEQYFDEPKTITGSIIAIADRIDTIIGNLAVGNIPSGSRDPFGLRNKSDVIFKTIVNRKWDLDLEELIRETLKLLSITCKWEIISDFMSNRYYAFLSGEGFNYDLSRAVNHLWSKPLRGFLSARALAEMVKNNSFNELCVGFERVHNITKNFNDTKFDGALFEENAEIELLNRFIEVKSTVVSSLKELDYERGVSSLITLKPFIDKYFDDVFVMVNREDIRKNRLAFLKNIDELFMMIGDLTQLIKRE, from the coding sequence GTGACAAATACAGCTCTATTAGAAATAGGTATTGAGGAATTACCGGCAAGTGAAATGAGTCAGATACAGCAGCAATTACAGTTACTAACAGAAAAACTCTTTACAGAGAAAAGGCTTGCGTTTCGAACCGTTTTGTCCGTGGTGACTAATCGACGGATGGCAGTATTAGTGAAAGAAATTGCTGAGAGGCAGGAAGATTCTATCCTTGAAAAAAGAGGACCATCGAAAAGCACAGCTTTCTTGGATGGAAAACCCACAAAAGCTTTAATTGGTTTTTTGTCTGCGAATGAAGCGAGTGAAGAAGATATCTACTTAAAAGATGAATATGTGTACATTAGGAAAAAAGTACCTGGCAGAAAAGCATCAGAGGTTCTGCCTGAAATCTTTACTGAAGTTATCCAGAGTTTGAAATTCACCAAATCTATGAGATGGGGGAACGGAAAATATCTATTTGTGCGGCCCGTAAAATGGGTAGTTCTTATGCTAAATAATCAAATACTCCCTTTTCAGATTTTTGGAAAGAATTCTTCCAATAAAACTCAAGGACACCCGAATCTGCAAAAAGTCATCACTGTAGAAAATTGTGCTGATTATATCGATCTTCTTAAGAATCATTATGTACTTGTTAATCAAGAAGAGAGAATTGAGAAAATCAAAGCAGAACTGGCAAAGATTGAGAAAGAACATTTTCTCACGTGCGATAGAGACAAAGAGTTAATCAAGAAAATATCGAATCTTCTGGAGTGGCCAACAGCAATCGTTGGAAAATTCAAAGAGGAATATTTAAATCTACCTGAGGAGCTCATCACTGTCACGGTGAAGCATCATCTCAGTGCATTCACTACATTTGAAAATCAAAAAATAACGCCATATTTTGTGGCTTTTATTGACAATCCTTTTGGAAATATCGAAAAGATAACTATCGGATACAGCAACGTAGTAAACGCAAGACTTGAAGATGCAAGATATTACTTTGAAATAGACAAAAGATACAATCTTGAGGATTTCAATGAAAGATTAAAGGGAATGGTGTTTCAAAAAGAACTTGGTACTTTGTTTGACAAAGTTCTGAGAATAAAGAAACTTTCTCTATACATGGCTGAGAAATTAGGACTTTCCCAAATGGCTGAGAAAATCGGCAGAGCAGCAATCTTGAGTAAGGCTGATATAGCCAGCCATGTTGTGTATGAATTTCCAGAACTTCAGGGAACTATCGGAAAACTCTATGCATTGATGAATGAAGAAGATGCGGAAGTGGCGGAAGCTATAGAAGAACAATATTTTGATGAACCAAAAACAATTACTGGATCTATCATAGCTATTGCCGATAGAATAGACACCATAATTGGTAACCTTGCAGTTGGAAATATTCCATCTGGATCCCGGGATCCTTTTGGTTTGAGAAATAAATCAGATGTTATTTTCAAAACGATCGTGAACAGGAAATGGGACTTGGATCTCGAAGAATTGATAAGAGAGACACTTAAGCTTTTAAGCATAACATGCAAATGGGAAATTATAAGTGATTTCATGTCTAACAGATATTATGCGTTTTTGAGTGGCGAAGGATTCAACTATGATTTATCCAGAGCAGTGAATCATCTCTGGTCAAAACCACTGAGAGGATTTCTCTCGGCGAGGGCTCTGGCAGAAATGGTAAAAAACAACAGCTTCAACGAATTATGCGTAGGCTTTGAAAGAGTGCACAACATTACGAAAAATTTCAATGATACAAAATTCGACGGGGCTCTTTTTGAAGAAAATGCTGAAATAGAGTTGTTAAATCGGTTTATCGAAGTCAAATCGACGGTAGTTAGTAGCCTAAAAGAACTCGATTATGAAAGGGGTGTAAGTTCACTTATAACACTTAAACCTTTCATTGATAAGTATTTTGACGATGTTTTTGTTATGGTAAATCGTGAAGATATAAGAAAAAACAGGCTTGCTTTCCTGAAAAACATAGATGAACTTTTCATGATGATCGGCGATCTGACGCAGCTGATTAAAAGAGAATAA